The Polaribacter sp. HaHaR_3_91 genomic sequence TTTGGTTTAGAAGAAGTAAAAGATAGAATTATAGAACACTTAGCGGTTTTAAAATTAAGAGGAGATATGAAATCGCCAATTATCTGTTTATACGGACCTCCAGGAGTTGGTAAAACATCTTTAGGAAAATCTGTGGCAGAAGCATTAGGACGTAAATACATCCGTATGTCTTTAGGTGGTTTGCGTGATGAAGCAGAAATTAGAGGACACAGAAAAACCTATATTGGTGCTATGCCAGGGCGTTTAATTCAGAACTTAAAAAAAGCTGGAACATCGAATCCTGTTTTTGTTTTAGATGAAATAGACAAACTAAGTAACAGCCATCAAGGAGATCCTTCTTCTGCAATGTTAGAAGTTTTAGATCCAGAACAAAATGAATCTTTTTACGATAACTATTTAGAAGTTGGATACGATTTATCTAAAATACTTTTTATTGCTACTGCAAATAACTTAGGTCAAATTCCTTGGGCTTTGCGTGATAGAATGGAAATTATAAATGTTACTGGATATACTATTGAAGAGAAAATAGAAATTGCTAAAAGACATTTATTACCAAAACAATTAAAAGAGCATGGTTTAACAACTGCGCACTTAAAGTTAGGTAAAAAACAATTAGAGCAAATTGTAGAAGGATATACAAGAGAATCTGGCGTACGTGGCTTAGAAAAGAAAATTGCAAAAGTGGTTCGTTTCGCAGCAAAATCTATCGCTTTAGAAGAAGAGTATGACATTGCAATTTCTTCAGAAAAAATAGAAAAAATCTTAGGAACACCTAGATTTAGAGATAAATTCGAAAATAATGAAGTTGCTGGTGTAGTTACTGGTTTAGCGTGGACAAGTGTTGGTGGAGATATTTTATTTATAGAATCTATTTTATCTAAAGGAAAAGGAAATCTTTCTATTACTGGTAATTTAGGGAATGTAATGAAAGAATCTGCAACGATTGCTTTACAATACATAAAATCAAATGCAGAAGAATTAGGTATTAAGCAAGAAATTTTAGAAAAATACAATGTACATATTCACGTACCAGAAGGCGCAACGCCAAAAGACGGACCAAGTGCAGGTATTACCATGTTAACTTCTTTAGTTTCTTCTTTTACACAACGTAAAATTAAAAATAAATTAGCCATGACAGGTGAGATTACTTTACGTGGAAAAGTGTTACCCGTTGGCGGAATTAAAGAAAAAATATTAGCGGCTAAAAGAGCAAATATTAAAGAAATTATTCTGTGTAAAGAAAATGAAAAAGATATTTTAGAAATCAAAGAAAGCTACTTAAAAGGTATGACTTTCCATTATGTTTCTGAAATGAAAGAAGTAATAGAAATAGCACTTACAAAGCAAAAAGTAAAGAATGCTAAGAAATTAGTATAATTAAATATTTAGTTTAAACAAACCTCTATTTTACTGATATTCAATTGGTAATTAGAGGTTTTTTTATGCTTTTTTGCGAACACTTTTTATCACTAATAAATTGTTAAATATAAATAGCACATTCCACCTTAGCATAGTAAATTTGCAAAAAATGGATTTTAAGGAACTATTTTTACAAGCCAATTATTACATTAACAGCTTTTATAAACGTTCTTTAAATTATCCATAAATAACATATTAAAAACATTCAATTTAGTAAACATAAAAGCTCTTAAAATTGCTTTTATGTTTTTTTTTGATAGAGCCCCCAAATTAATATTACATGACCATTACTTCAGAAAAACATACACATAACAA encodes the following:
- the lon gene encoding endopeptidase La — encoded protein: MSKPKIMHLDNMSLQNMLNEDSELIPLMTPEDEEIINKESVPEVLAILPLRNTVLFPGVVIPITAGRDASIQLIKDANKGDKVIGVVAQRNEDEEEPTLKDIHTTGVVAQILRVLKMPDGNTTVIIQGKKRFEIDAIVQDKPYLKATVKEALEDRSVDDEKEFEAIIESIKEQALEVIKENPMLPSEASFAIKNIKSDSFLVNFISSNMDLSVAQKQVILEKDNLKERALLALKNLNKELQKLKLRNDIQSKTREDLDQQQREYYLNQQLKTIQDELGGVSNDEELEEMRKQAKTKKWSKEVGETFEKEINRLKRMNPQAAEYGVQRSYLELLLELPWGIYSKDKFDLKFATKVLDRDHFGLEEVKDRIIEHLAVLKLRGDMKSPIICLYGPPGVGKTSLGKSVAEALGRKYIRMSLGGLRDEAEIRGHRKTYIGAMPGRLIQNLKKAGTSNPVFVLDEIDKLSNSHQGDPSSAMLEVLDPEQNESFYDNYLEVGYDLSKILFIATANNLGQIPWALRDRMEIINVTGYTIEEKIEIAKRHLLPKQLKEHGLTTAHLKLGKKQLEQIVEGYTRESGVRGLEKKIAKVVRFAAKSIALEEEYDIAISSEKIEKILGTPRFRDKFENNEVAGVVTGLAWTSVGGDILFIESILSKGKGNLSITGNLGNVMKESATIALQYIKSNAEELGIKQEILEKYNVHIHVPEGATPKDGPSAGITMLTSLVSSFTQRKIKNKLAMTGEITLRGKVLPVGGIKEKILAAKRANIKEIILCKENEKDILEIKESYLKGMTFHYVSEMKEVIEIALTKQKVKNAKKLV